One Nocardiopsis gilva YIM 90087 genomic window, AGGCGCCCGGGGCTCCATCGCGGCCGCGGGTCCACATTCCCCTGGATCTTGCGGAAGTGCTGCTCGGAGAAGAAGAACTCGCCGTAGCCGTGCGCGGGCTGCGGTAGCCCGGCGATCACCAGGTTGTTCAGTCCGGACAGCACGACCACGTCGCGGATCTCGGGCATGCGGTGGCGGTGCAGCAGCAGGAGCAGGGCCTCCTGCGTGGAGTTGAATCCGGGGGCGCCCAGGTTGAGCCAGGGGCGGCGGGACCGGGCGGGGGCGCTGCGCGACGCCGGCGACAGCTGCGACATGCGCGAGGAGATGGTGTGCGCGTCGCTGCTCGCGCCGTACCCGAACGCGATGGAGCCGCCCAGGACGATATTCACCGGGCCATCGGGCATGGCGCCGCCCGGTGAGCAGGGGCCCTCAGCGGTGACGGAGGAGCGGAATCCGCAGCTGTCCGTGGTGAGGACGCGCGACCGGTAATTCGGCCGGTTGAAGAGCATGAGATAGGGGACCCAGTGCAGCTCCCCGTTGTTGGAAACATACTCCACATAGCTCTGCAGCTGCGGAGCGAAGTCGGTATTCCCGTTCAACAAGCCCTCCTCGCGAATATCGGCCGTACACATGTGGCATGCGGGTGACCACTCACGGGGATGGCGTCCGCGGGCCGATGGGGGCGGACCGCGGATGGTGTTGTTCGGTTGCAGTCGTGCAGTTTCGGATAAAGGAGAGAGGGACGTCGGGCGCAACGATTCCTCAACGGGAACGATAGTTGAGAATCCGCCTGTGGGAACCCCTATATTCGACGGATATCCCCTACCGCTCCGGCCCTTCGGGACGATCCCCCTCGGTGCGCCGCTGGGGCCGCGCGCGGACGTGCATCCGTTCGCCCTGCGGCCCGAACAGGCTGAGCACCTCCACCGGCGCCTCCCCGGTGCTGCCGAACCAGTGCGGCAGGCGCGTGTCGAACTCGGCCACCTCCCCCGCCGTGAGCACGAGGTCGTGCTCGGCGAGCACCAGCCGCAGCTTGCCGCTGAGAACGTACATCCACTCGTAGCCCTCGTGCGTACACGGCTCGGGTGTGCTGCGCGTAGTGCCGATGACCATCTTGTAGGTCTGCACCCCGCCTGGCTGCTGGGTCAGCGGCACCACCGTCGAGTCCCCGCGCTTGATCGGCTTCAGCCGCACCCGCGGGTCACCGACCGGAGGCGCGCCCACCAGCTCGTCCAGCGGAACCTGGTGGGCGTGGGCGATCGGGAGGAGCAGCTCCAGGCTCGGTTTCCGCTGCCCCGACTCCAGCCGGGACAGCGTGCTGACCGAGATCCCGGTGGTCTCCGACAGCGCCGCAAGCGTGCAGTCGCGCTGCTGCCGGATGCGTTTGAGCCGTGGTCCAACAGCGGCGAGCACATCATCCATTCCTCTATTGCAGAAATAGCAACAAGGTTTGTCAACCCGCCACCTCGCGGCGCATGGTCGACGCCAGGAGGTGGTCAGCTGTGGAAAGTCAAGAAGACGTCGTCGTCATCGGGGGCGGCGCCGGTGGACTCAACGCCGCGCTCATCCTGGCCCGAGCCCGCCGCCGGGTGCTGGTGGTCGACCGGGGCAACCCGCGCAACGCGCCCGCGCGGCAGGTGCACGGGTTCGTCTCCCGGGACGGCACACCGCCGGGCGAACTGCTGGCGGTCGGCCGGGCGGAGGTCGAGCGCTACGGCGGGCGGATCGTCGCGGACGAGGTGCGCGCGGTGCGGCGCATCGACATCAGGTCCGGCGAGGCGGAGTCTGAAGGTGGCTTCGAGGTCGAGCTGTCCGACCGCACCGTGCGGACGCGGCGCGTGATCGCGGCGACCGGACTGCGCGACGCCCTGCCCGACCTGCCCGGCCTTCGGGAACGATGGGCGCTGGACGTACTGCACTGCCCGTACTGCCACGGGTGGGAAGTCCGCGACCGGCCGCTGGGCGTGCTCGGCTGGCAGCCGATGGCGGTGCACCAGGCGCTGCTGGTCCGCCAGCTCTCGGACGACGTGGTGTTCTTCGCCGAGGTGCTCGACGACGAGGGCCGCGCCAAGCTGGCCGCGCGCGGTGTACGGATCGTGGACGCCGATGTCAGCGGGCTGGTCGTCAAGGACGACGAGCTTCGCGGCGTGCGGCTGGCGGACGGGACCACGGTGGCGCGGTCCGCGCTCTTCGTGCCGCCCCGCTTCGTGCCCAACGACGCGCCGCTCGCCGGCCTGGGCTGCGAACGCGACGACAGCGGTCGGCTCCGCGTCGACCCCGGCGGGCGCACCAGCGTGCCCGGTGTGTGGGCGGTCGGCAATCTGGTGGAGCCTGGCGCCCTGGTGGTGACCGCGGCGGCGGCCGGGGCGAAGGCAGCGCTCACGGTCAACACGGACCTGGTCGAGGAAGATCTGCGGGAGAGGGAGCGGGTGTGATGAGCACGAACGGTCACCACGAGCATGACCACCACAAGAACGGACAGCACCACGGTCACGGTCACGGCCATGGGCACAGCGACGCGGACGTGGACTGGGCGGCCATGGCCGCCCTGCTGGAGCTGGAGGGCGAGACCCACAGCCCGTACGTGCGGCAGGCCCTCGCGGAGCTGGAGCACCTGTCCCCGCGGAGGATCCTGGACATCGGCAGCGGCCCGGGCGTCGCGGCGTGCCAGTTCGCGTCGGCGTTTCCGCGGGCCGACGTCACTGCCGTCGACGGCGCGCCGGAACTGCTGACGCGCGCCGAGGAACGGGCCAAGCGGCTCGGCGTCCGGCTGGCGACACGGACGGCCGAGTTTCCGGGCGGTCTCGCCGACCTGGGATCCGCCGACGTCGTGTGGTCGGCGCAGGTCGTGCACCACGTCGGCGACCAGCAGGCCGCTCTCCACCGGCTGGCCGGGTTGGTCACCCCCGGCGGTGCCCTGGCCATTGTCGAGGGCGGGCTCCCGTCCCGCTATCTCCCGCGTGACCTGGGCTTCGGCCGTCCCGGCCTGCAGTTCCGCCTGGACGCTGCGATGGCCGACCGGTTCAGCCAGATGCGGGACGAGCTGCCCGGATCGGTCGCGGTGGCCGAGGACTGGCCCGGCATGCTGCGCGCCGCCGGACTCACCGAGGTGCGGAGCCGGACCTTTCTCGTCGACCGCCCGGCACCGCTGGACGACGGGGCGCGGCGGTTCGTGCGCGGGGTGCTGGAGCGGTACCGCGAGGCCGTCGGTGAACTCCTGGAGGCCGACGACCTGGCGACGCTGGACCGGCTGCTCGACCCGGCCGACGCCGCGGGCATCGACCGGCGGGAGGACGTGTTCCTGCTGGCGGCGAAGACCGTGCACTACGGTCGTCGGCCCGCGCACTGACGGCACTGGCAGCGCCGACAGGACCGGCGCGACTGACACGACGGGACCAGCGTAGAGGGAGGGGTTCGCGGTCACTTCCTGTCCGCGATCTGCGGGAGGCTAGTCGCATGTCCGATACATCGACGCGCCTCCTGCGGCTCCTCTCCCTCCTGACAGTCCCGCCGCGACTGGTCGTGCGCGGACCTCGCCGAGCGGCTCGGGGTGACGGCGCGGACGGTCCGGCGGGACGTGCAGCGGCTGCGCGACCTCGGCTACCCCGTGCACGGCACGCCCGGGGTTGCCGGAGGCTACCGGCTGGGCGCGGGAGCCGTGCTGCCGCCGCTGCTACTCGACGACGACGAGGCCGTGGCCGTCGCGGTCGGCCTGCGCACAGCGGCCGGGGGATCCGTCTCCGGCATCGAGGAGACCTCGGTGCGGGCGATGGCCAAGCTGGAGCAGGTGCTGCCCACGCGACTGCGGCGCCGGGCGAACGCCCTGCACACCTTCACCGTGCCGCTGCTGCGGTCGGCGGCGACCGTGGACGCCGAGGTCCTCACCGTGATCGCGGGAGCGTGCCGAGACTCCGAGCGGGTGCGGTTCGGCTACCGAAACCACATAGGCGAGGAGTCCCGGCGCGTTGTGGAGCCGCATCGGCTGGTCAACGCGTCCGGCCGGTGGTACCTGCTGGCCTGGGACGTCGACCGGGACGACTGGCGGACCTTCCGCGTCGACCGGATTCAGCCGCCGCTGTCCACGGGGCCGCGCGTCGCCCCGCGCACGCCGCCCGAGGACGCGGGCGATGTCGTGCGGCGGGGCGTGTCGAGCGATGCCTACGACTACCAGGCGCGAGTGATCCTGCGCGTCCCGCTCGCCGAGGCCGAGGAGCGGGTGTCGGCGCTGTCGGGCGTGCTGAGGCCCATCGACGCGACGTCGTGTGAGCTCCGCACTGGCGCGGCGACGCTCGACATGCTCGCGATCCACCTGGTCATGATGGGCTTCGATTTCGAGGTCCTGGAACCCGCCGAACTCGTGGACCGCATCCGGGCGATGGCGGATCGACTCGGTCGCGCGGTGCGGTGAGCGGGCGTGGGGCCGCGCTGCGCACCGGGTCGACTGGACGCGATGTCGACACATCGCTCGGTCACCATGTCTGCCGTCCAGGGGCCAACGGCTCGTCGGAGGATGACCGAATCCGGTCCGGTCGACCTTGTCCCCGCCGACTACAGCTCCGACAACGGGCAGTGGGTCGGCCTGCCCGGCCGCCGGATGTGGGCGCTGCGCGCCACCCTGCCGTTGGCCATCCCCAGCTATGTCGCGGCGTTCGTGTGGATCTCCGTTTTCCCGGGGCTCCACGGGTTTCCCGGGCGCGGCCATCGTGCTGACCCTGCGCTGCTTCCCCTACGTCTTCCTGCCGGTCACCGCTGCCCTGGAACGGGCCACGCTGCGCCAGGAGGTGCGCGACGTGCTGCGCGCCGCCGGGATGACGGCGCTGCTGGTGACGCTCGACCGCGAGGAGGCGATGTCGATCGCGGACCTGGTGGCGTTGATGCGCGGCGGCCGCGTCGCCCAGACGGCTCCGCCGCGCGAGGTGTACGAGCGGCCCGCCGACGCCGAGCTGGCCGCCTACATGGGGAGACCGTCGTCCTGCCGGGCGAGTTCCGCGATGGGCGGGTGTGGTGCGCCCTGGGACGGCTGATCCCGGCCGAGGGCGCCTGCCGGTCCAACGGGCGGTGCGACGTGGTGCTGCGGCCTGAGCAGCTGGTCCTGGGGCTGGATGAGGGCGCGCTGGCCGTGGTCAAGGACGTCACCTTCGCCGGGCACGACACCGTGGTGGAGCTGGCGCTGGTCGGGGACGGCGGGAGCTGTGGGCGCGCTCGCACCAGTACCCGGCACCGGCTGTGGGCGATGCGGTCCGCGTGCGGCTCGCCGGAACGGCGGCGTGCTTCCCCGCGCGCGAGATACCGGTGTGACAGCGGACGCGCCCGCGCGGCAGAATCGAAAGCCGCCGTCGTCACTGGGACACCGTCCTGGGAGACCCCGTCCGAACGCCGACCGGTCGTCCCGCGATCTCACGGGAGAGGACGCCCATGCCGGAGCAACGCCCCGCCACGTTCCCACCCGGTCTCAATGTCGAGCTGACCCGGCACCGCATCCGCCCCGGCCGCCGGGCCGAGTTCGACGCGTGGATGCGGATGCTGGAGGAGCGCCAGGAGGAGTGCGTGGCCACCCTGGACGTCGAGCGCATGGCGGTCGAGTGCGTCTTCTCCTTCACCGACGAGAACGGCGACTGGATCTTCTGGCTGGAGATCTCCGGGGAGGGTGGCGGCGGGTTGGACGCGGACCGTCCCATCGACCGCGACCACGCGGCCTACGCGCGCCGGGCCAAGATCCCCGGGCACGAGCGTGCCGAGCCCCGGTTGCTGCTGCTTCCCGAGCCGGTGCGGGAGGCGATCATGTCTTGGGCGGTGCCCGAGCGGCTGTAGCGGCGCGCGCGGCCCGAGCTGTGAGGAAGGCGTCCCCGGGGCGCCCGGGCACGACGTGATCCGCGGAGGGCGGCACCCTCCGCGGGGAGTGCTGTGGTGGCTACTCTTCTTCGGAATCCACTCCGGCGGGGGACTCCATCAGCTGGCGCAGCAGCGCCATGAACTCTTCGTCGCTCATCGCGGCCCAGTCCACACGCTCGTTCATGGTGAGCGATTTCCCCAGGTTCAAGATCGATAAGCCTGAGGCGCCGTATCACAACGGAGAAATCTGCGTGAACGGCGGGATTGCCGAGGCGTGAAATGGGCCGAAGAGCGTCAGATCCTACGATTTACCGACGCGCGGCACTGCGGGCAGCGGCAGCGCTTGTTATAACCCGTGACCGTTCCGTGCGGCAGATCGGGATCGCGTTCGGCGGTGAGGGTCGCGTCGAGTTGCTCGCCGAAGTGGCTGAGGATGCGCGCGGCGGAGAAGACGCGCTGCGGGCTCACCCCCAACTCGCGGGCGGCATCGTCGATGTGCATGCCCTTGCGCAGCTTGGCGATCAACCGCGATCGGGTGGAGGGCGGCAGCTCCTCCTCGGCGTTCGCGATCAGCTGCTCGGTGTCGTCAATCGGATAGCTCATTGGGTTCCTAGCGTGTACAGGGGGTTCATACCCCCGGCAATCCACCCTGCATCGTACGCGCTTTCCTGCGACGGGGGCGGTGGTGGCGGGGATCACCGGGTCAGGAGGATGCGCGGCCGTCCTCCGCTGTGTTGTCATCTATGTCATTGGCGGTGCCCAGTAAGCCCGCCCCGGACGAGGTGCGCCGTACCCGGCACGACAAGACGGCGCGGACCTTGGAAGGACGGGGTGCGTCATGGCGTGGGTACTGCTGGTTCTGTCCGGCCTGCTGGAGACCGTGTGGGCGACCGCCCTCGCGGCGTCGCAGGGGTTCAGTCGTCTCTGGCCGTCGGTCGTCTTCCTTGTCGCGCTCGTGCTGAGCATGTCCGGGCTGGCGCTGGCTTTGCGCTCCATTCCGGTCGGCACGGGATACGCGTTGTGGGTGGGCATCGGCGCGGTCGGTACGGCCATCGTCGGGATGACGTGGCTGGGTGAGGGCGTGAGCGTGGCCCGGGTCGTCTGCCTGATGCTGATCATCAGCGGCATCGTGGGCCTCAAGCTCCTGCACTGACCCCCGCTCCTGCACCGACCGCCGCACTGTCAGCGTCGACCGGCGCGCGGTCCGACGGGCCCGCGCGCCATGTCGACGGAACGTCGCCAAATGCGGTCGGCCGGAGTATGCATCCCCGGCGGGCCGGAATTCGAGCCAGTGCAACGGGCGATTACCGGTCGCCACCTGAGTCACGCTGGTCATCTCCCCTCCCGCGAACTGGGTGGTCGAGCGGGGGTGATGACTTCGATGAACAAAGAAAAGCCGCCGATCGTGGGCCGATTTCTAGAAACGCATTGCTAGAGGCTAGGTCAAGTGCTTCTCTAGTTGCTACAGGACCGGTACTCAGCGTGTACGGATAAGACGCCATGACGAGCCCCACTGTTCGACGCCGCCGCCTCTCCGCAGAACTGCGTCGGCGGCGTGTCCAAGCCGGAATGACACTCAGTGACGTTGCCGATGTGCTCGAATGGTCGCCCGCCAAACTCGGGCATATCGAGACAGGGATCCGCAAGTGGCCGTCGGTCATGGAGGTCTCCGCACTGCTCAAGCTCTACGGGGTGACGGGCGGACAACGCGAGGCGATCCTCACGATGGTCCGAGAATCCCGCCTGCGCCCGTGGTGGACCGAGTACGAGGACGTCCTCTCCTCCGCCTACGTCGGTAACGAGGCCGGCGCGATCGCGATCGACACCTACGCCGGGATGCTGGTCCCCGACCTGCTCCAGGTTCCGGAGTACACCGCCGCCATGGCTCGATCCCAGGGACGCGGCGAGCGCGCCGCCGAGCGGATGGTCGCGGCCTTCCTCAAGCGCCAGGAGGTGCTCGACCGCGACAACCTCCAGCGCTACCACGCCGTCCTGGAGGAGGACGCGCTGCGGCGGGCGGGTTCCGACCCCGACTTGCTCCACACACAGCTGCGCCGCCTCATCGAACTGGCGCGGGAGCACGACCGCGTCACCATCCAACTGCTGCCCACGGCGGCGGGCCTGCACGCCGGGTCCGCCGGGCCGTTCACCGTGCTGGAGTTCGACGAGGGCGAAGCCTCCCTGGCCTTCGTCGACGCCACCCACGGCGGCGGCATCGTGGAGTCCGAGGAGGCGGTCAAGGACTGCCAGCAGGTCTGGCGCCAGGTAGT contains:
- a CDS encoding SGNH/GDSL hydrolase family protein gives rise to the protein MNGNTDFAPQLQSYVEYVSNNGELHWVPYLMLFNRPNYRSRVLTTDSCGFRSSVTAEGPCSPGGAMPDGPVNIVLGGSIAFGYGASSDAHTISSRMSQLSPASRSAPARSRRPWLNLGAPGFNSTQEALLLLLHRHRMPEIRDVVVLSGLNNLVIAGLPQPAHGYGEFFFSEQHFRKIQGNVDPRPRWSPGRLVDAIRNAPASDDTEEQAGPELDERMDIAAANTAVDLDRIRACVADRGARIHFVLQPTAPWTRKTYTPEETALFEAMDSEQYNAWELFKPGFDAAVHSPYADRLEKVCKERYIPFLDLNSAFSEPEYADRWLFVDRVHLNDDGNQFAAEIIMSRLDLS
- a CDS encoding helix-turn-helix domain-containing protein, which codes for MDDVLAAVGPRLKRIRQQRDCTLAALSETTGISVSTLSRLESGQRKPSLELLLPIAHAHQVPLDELVGAPPVGDPRVRLKPIKRGDSTVVPLTQQPGGVQTYKMVIGTTRSTPEPCTHEGYEWMYVLSGKLRLVLAEHDLVLTAGEVAEFDTRLPHWFGSTGEAPVEVLSLFGPQGERMHVRARPQRRTEGDRPEGPER
- a CDS encoding NAD(P)/FAD-dependent oxidoreductase; the protein is MESQEDVVVIGGGAGGLNAALILARARRRVLVVDRGNPRNAPARQVHGFVSRDGTPPGELLAVGRAEVERYGGRIVADEVRAVRRIDIRSGEAESEGGFEVELSDRTVRTRRVIAATGLRDALPDLPGLRERWALDVLHCPYCHGWEVRDRPLGVLGWQPMAVHQALLVRQLSDDVVFFAEVLDDEGRAKLAARGVRIVDADVSGLVVKDDELRGVRLADGTTVARSALFVPPRFVPNDAPLAGLGCERDDSGRLRVDPGGRTSVPGVWAVGNLVEPGALVVTAAAAGAKAALTVNTDLVEEDLRERERV
- a CDS encoding class I SAM-dependent methyltransferase, yielding MSTNGHHEHDHHKNGQHHGHGHGHGHSDADVDWAAMAALLELEGETHSPYVRQALAELEHLSPRRILDIGSGPGVAACQFASAFPRADVTAVDGAPELLTRAEERAKRLGVRLATRTAEFPGGLADLGSADVVWSAQVVHHVGDQQAALHRLAGLVTPGGALAIVEGGLPSRYLPRDLGFGRPGLQFRLDAAMADRFSQMRDELPGSVAVAEDWPGMLRAAGLTEVRSRTFLVDRPAPLDDGARRFVRGVLERYREAVGELLEADDLATLDRLLDPADAAGIDRREDVFLLAAKTVHYGRRPAH
- a CDS encoding DUF6176 family protein, which gives rise to MPEQRPATFPPGLNVELTRHRIRPGRRAEFDAWMRMLEERQEECVATLDVERMAVECVFSFTDENGDWIFWLEISGEGGGGLDADRPIDRDHAAYARRAKIPGHERAEPRLLLLPEPVREAIMSWAVPERL
- a CDS encoding DMT family transporter, whose amino-acid sequence is MAWVLLVLSGLLETVWATALAASQGFSRLWPSVVFLVALVLSMSGLALALRSIPVGTGYALWVGIGAVGTAIVGMTWLGEGVSVARVVCLMLIISGIVGLKLLH
- a CDS encoding helix-turn-helix domain-containing protein, with product MTSPTVRRRRLSAELRRRRVQAGMTLSDVADVLEWSPAKLGHIETGIRKWPSVMEVSALLKLYGVTGGQREAILTMVRESRLRPWWTEYEDVLSSAYVGNEAGAIAIDTYAGMLVPDLLQVPEYTAAMARSQGRGERAAERMVAAFLKRQEVLDRDNLQRYHAVLEEDALRRAGSDPDLLHTQLRRLIELAREHDRVTIQLLPTAAGLHAGSAGPFTVLEFDEGEASLAFVDATHGGGIVESEEAVKDCQQVWRQVVATAISPEDTVTTLKRLSLLT